Proteins encoded in a region of the Pseudomonas viciae genome:
- the yihA gene encoding ribosome biogenesis GTP-binding protein YihA/YsxC: MQLKNPILGLCQQSTFMLSAAKVDQCPDDEGFEVAFAGRSNAGKSSALNTLTHASLARTSKTPGRTQLLNFFKLDEERRLVDLPGYGYAKVPIPLKQHWQRHLEAYLGSRESLKGLILMMDIRHPMTDFDLLMLDWAVASGMPMHILLTKADKLTYGAAKNTLLKVQSEIRKGWGETITIQLFSAPKRMGLEEAYTVLADWMELADKGSEEAE; the protein is encoded by the coding sequence ATGCAACTGAAGAACCCCATCCTTGGCCTGTGCCAACAGTCCACCTTCATGCTCAGCGCTGCCAAAGTCGATCAATGCCCCGACGACGAAGGCTTTGAAGTGGCCTTTGCCGGACGTTCCAATGCCGGCAAATCCAGCGCGCTGAACACCTTGACCCATGCAAGCCTGGCGCGCACCTCGAAAACCCCGGGTCGCACACAGCTCTTGAACTTCTTCAAGCTAGACGAAGAACGCCGTTTGGTCGACCTGCCCGGTTACGGCTACGCGAAAGTACCGATCCCGCTCAAACAACACTGGCAGCGCCATCTGGAAGCCTACCTGGGCAGCCGCGAGAGTTTGAAAGGCTTGATTCTGATGATGGACATCCGCCATCCGATGACCGACTTCGACCTGCTGATGCTCGACTGGGCTGTCGCCAGCGGCATGCCGATGCACATCCTGCTGACCAAGGCAGATAAGCTCACCTACGGCGCAGCCAAGAACACCCTGCTCAAAGTGCAGTCGGAAATTCGCAAAGGGTGGGGCGAGACGATCACGATCCAGTTGTTCTCGGCGCCTAAGCGCATGGGCCTGGAAGAGGCCTACACTGTATTGGCCGACTGGATGGAATTGGCAGACAAGGGCAGCGAAGAGGCGGAATAA
- a CDS encoding c-type cytochrome: MTKWLLAAGVLMPLYSAQATQDPEAVYNRVCGACHSGQLPMAPRKGDQEAWTPRLAKGMETLVQHVTQGFKAMPPRGLCMDCSAEDYRAIIQWMSE; the protein is encoded by the coding sequence ATGACGAAATGGCTGCTAGCTGCCGGTGTCTTGATGCCGCTTTACAGCGCTCAGGCTACACAGGATCCGGAAGCTGTGTACAACCGTGTTTGTGGTGCCTGTCATTCCGGCCAACTCCCCATGGCGCCCCGCAAGGGCGATCAGGAAGCTTGGACGCCGAGGTTGGCGAAAGGTATGGAGACGCTGGTGCAACACGTGACCCAGGGTTTCAAGGCGATGCCGCCGCGTGGTTTGTGCATGGACTGCAGTGCCGAGGATTACCGAGCCATCATCCAGTGGATGAGCGAGTGA
- a CDS encoding c-type cytochrome, which yields MNKLIVSLLLTLGISGVAHAAGDAAAGQAKAAVCGACHGPDGNSMAPNFPKLAGQGERYLTKQLKDIKDGKRVVLEMTGLLNNLNDQDLADIAAYFASQKGSVGAADPKLVARGEALFRGGDLSKGLPACTGCHSPDGKGNAAAGFPHLGGQHAQYVAKQLTDFRKEESGRTNDGDTKPMQSIAKKLSDEEIAAVASYIQGLH from the coding sequence ATGAACAAACTGATCGTGAGTCTGCTGTTGACCTTGGGGATATCCGGTGTAGCCCACGCCGCTGGCGATGCCGCTGCCGGTCAGGCTAAAGCGGCCGTATGCGGGGCCTGCCATGGCCCGGATGGCAACAGCATGGCGCCAAACTTTCCGAAACTGGCTGGCCAGGGCGAGCGTTACCTGACCAAGCAGTTGAAGGACATCAAGGACGGCAAGCGTGTCGTGCTGGAAATGACCGGCCTGCTGAACAATCTGAACGATCAGGACCTGGCGGACATTGCGGCTTATTTCGCCAGCCAGAAGGGTAGCGTCGGCGCCGCCGATCCGAAGCTCGTGGCACGGGGCGAAGCACTGTTTCGTGGTGGCGACCTGAGCAAAGGGCTGCCAGCCTGCACCGGTTGCCACTCGCCTGACGGCAAAGGCAACGCTGCAGCCGGCTTCCCGCACCTGGGCGGCCAGCATGCCCAGTACGTTGCCAAGCAACTGACCGATTTCCGCAAGGAAGAAAGCGGCCGGACCAACGACGGCGATACCAAGCCGATGCAAAGCATCGCCAAGAAACTGAGCGATGAAGAGATCGCGGCAGTGGCCAGTTATATCCAGGGCCTGCACTAA
- a CDS encoding thiol:disulfide interchange protein DsbA/DsbL produces the protein MRNLIISAALVVASVFGVAVQANAEESKAPYVELANPVPVAVPGKIEVVELFWYGCPHCYAFEPVINPWVEKLPKDVNFVRIPAMFGGPWDAHGQMFLTLEAMGVEHKVHAAVFNAIQKEGKKLVKKEDMADFLATQGVDKDKFLATFDSFAIQGKIKQARELAKKYEITGVPTMIVNGKYRFDIGSAGGAEQALQLADQLIAKERAAPKAAAN, from the coding sequence ATGCGTAATCTGATCATCAGCGCCGCGCTCGTCGTCGCCAGCGTATTCGGCGTGGCCGTCCAAGCCAACGCCGAGGAATCGAAGGCCCCTTACGTCGAATTGGCCAACCCCGTTCCGGTGGCGGTGCCTGGCAAGATCGAAGTGGTGGAGCTGTTCTGGTATGGCTGCCCGCATTGCTACGCTTTTGAGCCGGTTATCAATCCATGGGTCGAGAAACTGCCTAAGGATGTGAACTTCGTACGCATTCCTGCGATGTTCGGCGGCCCATGGGACGCCCACGGCCAAATGTTCCTGACCCTCGAAGCCATGGGCGTCGAGCACAAGGTTCACGCCGCCGTTTTCAACGCGATCCAGAAAGAAGGCAAAAAACTGGTCAAGAAAGAAGACATGGCTGACTTCCTCGCCACCCAAGGCGTCGATAAAGACAAGTTCCTCGCCACCTTCGACTCCTTTGCCATCCAGGGTAAGATCAAACAGGCCCGGGAGCTGGCGAAGAAGTACGAAATCACTGGCGTACCAACTATGATCGTCAACGGCAAATACCGCTTTGACATCGGCTCTGCCGGCGGTGCCGAACAAGCGCTGCAACTGGCCGACCAACTGATCGCCAAAGAGCGAGCGGCCCCCAAGGCTGCCGCCAACTAA
- a CDS encoding endonuclease/exonuclease/phosphatase family protein, with protein sequence MARWSTERIVGLHEPQVNEHHVTSTGLPADNRLRLLSFNIQVGISTERYRHYLTRGWQHLLPHTGRAGNLQKIGDLLKDFDLVALQEADGGSLRSGYVNQVEHLAQLGAFPYWYQQLNRNLGRLGQHSNGVLSRLRPWAIEDHPLPGPKGRGAILARFGEGPEALVVVMMHLALGARTRTMQLAYIRELIGGYKHQVLMGDMNTHASDLLQTSPLRDLGLLAPQLEATFPSWRPQRCLDHILLSPTLTLERVEVLAQPISDHLPVAVEIRLPGSLTADAFPALSPAPCGSDE encoded by the coding sequence ATGGCCCGCTGGAGTACCGAACGCATCGTTGGTCTGCATGAACCGCAGGTCAACGAGCATCATGTCACGTCCACGGGCCTGCCTGCCGACAACCGTCTGCGGCTGCTCAGCTTCAACATCCAAGTGGGTATCAGCACCGAGCGCTACCGGCATTACCTGACCCGCGGCTGGCAACATTTGCTGCCGCACACCGGGCGCGCCGGTAACCTGCAGAAAATCGGCGACCTGTTGAAGGATTTCGACCTGGTGGCCCTGCAAGAAGCCGACGGCGGGAGCCTGAGGTCAGGCTACGTCAATCAGGTGGAACACTTGGCCCAACTGGGCGCTTTTCCCTACTGGTACCAGCAACTCAACCGTAACCTCGGTCGCCTCGGTCAACACAGCAATGGCGTGTTGAGTCGTTTGCGACCGTGGGCGATCGAAGACCATCCACTGCCGGGCCCCAAGGGGCGTGGCGCGATCCTGGCGCGTTTTGGCGAAGGTCCGGAGGCCTTGGTCGTGGTGATGATGCACCTGGCCCTCGGCGCTCGTACCCGGACCATGCAGCTGGCCTATATCCGCGAGCTGATCGGCGGATACAAGCATCAGGTGCTGATGGGCGACATGAACACCCATGCCAGCGATTTGCTGCAAACGTCGCCCCTGCGCGATCTCGGTCTGCTCGCTCCGCAACTGGAAGCGACCTTCCCCAGCTGGCGCCCGCAGCGCTGCCTGGACCATATTCTGCTGAGCCCGACCCTGACCCTCGAACGCGTCGAGGTGCTGGCCCAGCCTATCTCCGATCACCTGCCTGTCGCGGTTGAAATTCGTTTGCCGGGTTCGCTCACGGCTGACGCATTTCCCGCGCTGAGTCCTGCCCCTTGTGGATCCGATGAATGA
- a CDS encoding GGDEF domain-containing protein — MSDDADRWREKYLKSIEQHEKLERRWDARLDLLRRGLVRSSLAAEGTDRAVDECMKEMREVVRTNDMDAALAALLPRLEKAVLDSEQRRETRVEQINTALTTLVAQLQTLPLPKEVSRPLKKFSKQLEDRVGQAREMPLLLSELSGLQGKALSALEAPTEPSRPGLLQRLFGGQGHEEAAPLPHEATQGGVALMPKPALPTPAIPETEAASVAPAPAPTPAPAPVPVVEQVPIVETPPGPVAFIPPMDEPAPTPAAEIVQPISEPDETTEPASAPDEPAVPVPTLENPDELMPQEPPQPPPTTSNPAAESDEPPVALDPTVDAHYALPDSPEPSYSSVARHIEDTLLGLLGDLTLPERHRPQAEAMRERLRNGLNWYELLPILDDLAVLMLAITDSGQHEFEAYLQRLNDRLESFQNSLRAASEDHADNLSASRDMDTQIREQVDGLQSSVQQADDLESLKQVLENHLEGLLGTMDQHQKQRDLREQEVSERLKSLAERVALMEQDAQVVRDNLEEQRQKALVDPLTGLPNRAAWSERLEHEVVQWQQHGNSLLLAMLDLDHFKRINDNYGHLAGDRVLKLIASVLRRRLRGGDFIARFGGEEFVLLVPDTPLAAGAQLAEALRAAIEVCPFHFKGEPVTVTMSIGMTAFKPGERSDLVLKRADQALYRAKNAGRNRVELG; from the coding sequence ATGAGCGACGACGCCGACCGCTGGAGAGAGAAGTACCTCAAGAGCATTGAACAGCATGAAAAGCTCGAGCGCCGCTGGGATGCTCGGCTGGACTTGCTGCGTCGTGGCCTGGTGCGCAGTTCCCTGGCCGCCGAGGGCACTGATCGGGCAGTTGATGAATGCATGAAAGAAATGCGCGAGGTGGTGCGCACCAATGACATGGATGCCGCCCTCGCCGCCCTGTTGCCGCGCCTGGAAAAAGCCGTACTCGATTCCGAGCAGCGCCGCGAGACTCGGGTCGAGCAGATAAACACTGCGTTGACGACCCTGGTCGCACAGTTGCAGACCCTGCCGCTGCCGAAGGAAGTCAGCCGGCCACTGAAAAAGTTCTCCAAGCAGTTGGAAGACCGAGTTGGCCAGGCCCGGGAGATGCCGCTGCTGCTCAGCGAATTGAGCGGCCTGCAAGGCAAGGCACTGAGCGCGCTGGAAGCGCCCACTGAACCGAGTCGGCCCGGTCTGCTACAGCGGCTGTTTGGCGGCCAGGGCCACGAAGAAGCCGCGCCCCTGCCGCACGAAGCTACCCAGGGCGGTGTGGCGCTCATGCCAAAGCCGGCACTGCCAACGCCCGCAATACCCGAAACCGAGGCAGCATCCGTAGCACCGGCACCGGCACCAACGCCAGCCCCAGCCCCAGTCCCCGTGGTGGAGCAAGTGCCAATCGTGGAGACGCCCCCTGGACCGGTCGCCTTCATTCCGCCAATGGACGAGCCCGCTCCAACACCTGCTGCCGAAATTGTTCAGCCGATCAGCGAACCGGACGAAACAACCGAGCCGGCATCGGCCCCCGATGAACCCGCAGTACCGGTCCCTACGCTCGAGAATCCTGACGAGCTGATGCCGCAGGAGCCGCCACAGCCCCCGCCCACGACATCCAACCCCGCTGCAGAATCCGACGAGCCCCCGGTCGCCCTCGATCCGACGGTTGATGCCCATTACGCCCTGCCCGACTCACCGGAGCCGTCCTACAGCTCGGTGGCCCGGCATATTGAAGACACCCTGCTGGGCCTGCTGGGCGACCTGACCCTGCCCGAGCGTCATCGGCCCCAAGCCGAGGCCATGCGTGAGCGGCTGCGAAATGGCTTGAACTGGTACGAGTTGCTGCCGATCCTCGATGATCTGGCGGTACTCATGCTGGCAATCACCGACAGCGGCCAGCATGAGTTCGAAGCTTACCTGCAGCGGCTCAATGATCGACTTGAGTCGTTCCAGAACAGCCTGCGGGCGGCTAGCGAAGACCATGCCGACAATCTGTCGGCCTCCAGGGACATGGACACGCAGATTCGCGAACAGGTTGATGGCCTGCAAAGCAGTGTCCAGCAAGCGGATGATCTGGAGAGCCTCAAGCAAGTGCTGGAGAACCACCTCGAAGGCTTGCTCGGCACCATGGACCAGCACCAGAAGCAGCGCGATCTACGTGAGCAGGAAGTCTCGGAACGCCTCAAAAGCCTGGCCGAACGCGTCGCGCTGATGGAGCAGGATGCCCAGGTCGTGCGCGACAATCTCGAAGAACAGCGACAAAAAGCGCTGGTCGATCCACTCACCGGGTTGCCTAACCGCGCCGCCTGGTCCGAGCGCCTCGAACATGAAGTCGTCCAGTGGCAACAGCACGGTAATAGCCTGTTGCTGGCCATGCTCGACCTCGATCATTTCAAGCGAATCAACGATAACTACGGCCACCTGGCCGGTGACCGGGTGTTGAAACTCATCGCTTCGGTCCTGCGTAGACGGTTGCGAGGTGGCGACTTCATTGCCCGCTTCGGCGGGGAGGAGTTTGTCCTGTTGGTGCCCGATACGCCCCTGGCGGCTGGCGCCCAGTTGGCGGAGGCCTTGCGCGCCGCCATCGAAGTCTGCCCGTTCCATTTCAAGGGCGAGCCGGTGACGGTCACGATGTCCATAGGCATGACCGCCTTCAAACCCGGAGAACGCAGCGATCTGGTGCTCAAGAGAGCCGATCAGGCGCTCTATCGGGCAAAAAATGCCGGGCGTAACCGCGTGGAGCTGGGCTGA
- a CDS encoding N-acetylmuramoyl-L-alanine amidase, with protein MKFCSLILSLLVLAGCASGPRLDTRHPSVNQDNRIQFVVVHYTSASLERSLALLTHGEVSAHYLIGDDERATIYKLVDENRRAWHAGESEWDGRTWLNSSSIGIEIVNPGFIDTPNGRLWYPYSEAQVQALIVLLKDITQRNAINPRNIIGHSDIAPLRKLDPGPLFPWKRLAEAGVGFWPDEQAVARQQAIFAAQLPSASWFQTELARLGYPTPQTGEWDVATHHVLAAFQMHYRPSRFDGTPDAQSAAILQVLNQTK; from the coding sequence ATGAAATTTTGTTCGCTCATTCTCTCCTTGCTGGTTCTGGCCGGTTGCGCGAGCGGCCCCCGGCTCGATACCCGTCACCCTTCAGTCAATCAGGACAACCGTATCCAATTCGTGGTGGTGCATTACACCTCGGCGTCCCTCGAGCGATCCCTGGCGCTGCTGACCCATGGCGAAGTCAGTGCCCATTACCTGATCGGCGACGATGAACGCGCCACTATTTATAAGCTGGTGGATGAAAACCGGCGCGCCTGGCACGCCGGGGAAAGCGAATGGGATGGACGGACCTGGCTCAACTCCAGCTCCATCGGCATTGAAATCGTCAATCCAGGTTTCATCGATACGCCCAACGGGCGCCTCTGGTACCCCTACAGCGAAGCTCAGGTCCAAGCCTTGATTGTGTTGCTCAAGGACATCACCCAGCGTAACGCGATCAACCCGCGCAACATCATCGGCCACAGCGACATCGCCCCCTTGCGCAAGCTCGACCCGGGGCCCTTGTTCCCTTGGAAGCGGTTGGCAGAAGCCGGCGTTGGCTTCTGGCCCGACGAACAGGCTGTGGCACGCCAGCAGGCCATATTCGCTGCGCAGTTGCCGAGCGCCAGTTGGTTCCAGACCGAACTGGCCCGCCTCGGCTACCCGACGCCCCAGACCGGCGAATGGGATGTGGCCACCCACCATGTGCTGGCCGCTTTCCAGATGCACTATCGGCCGAGCCGTTTCGACGGTACGCCGGACGCGCAGAGCGCGGCGATTCTGCAGGTCCTCAACCAGACAAAATAA
- a CDS encoding EAL domain-containing protein, whose product MTAARETLQSWLHRPLFLAMMAAALSTVLLLAGSLAVVMQQIQQRESDQMNAQGERFLQRLEQLFGQLRESLDDLRNQPLRGCDDDMIATLRQVSFNYRFVYEAVYIDGSGVCSNRPHQSGLSVTRPPDIRGPTYNYWLNTTKEPDEDRAALMLGSGNFRVATSRGHLTDVVDLPPGSSLLVVLDRGERAIPVLGTDQYWPPAEPWPPKSRNALQVTQNRLIYRMPTDSPEYQLVLIAQRNGFQIPANAWWMLPISLALGLGIGFQVFLLARQRQSMDAELHGAIRRGELQVLYQPIFDLSSRNCVGAEALLRWRRPDGTLTSPDLFIPMAENTGQIRQITDFVLQRLFDQLGQLLRANPQLYISVNLAACDVMVPRIGEVIARLLALHRVSARQIAFEVTERGLVDVLVARDNLQSLRDVGHQVLIDDFGTGYCSLAYLQTLPVDCLKIDKAFIDALGHDAASSGVAPHIIRMAHALQLKVIAEGIEHEAQASYLSSEGVKFGQGWLFAHALSAVQLIELITRGRRLRGRRLDDEA is encoded by the coding sequence ATGACGGCTGCCCGCGAAACCTTGCAGAGCTGGCTCCATCGCCCTCTTTTTCTGGCGATGATGGCGGCTGCCTTGAGTACGGTGCTGTTGCTGGCGGGGAGTCTGGCTGTGGTGATGCAGCAGATCCAACAGCGTGAAAGCGATCAGATGAATGCCCAGGGCGAGCGTTTTCTGCAAAGGTTGGAGCAACTCTTCGGACAATTGCGCGAAAGTCTCGACGATCTGCGAAACCAGCCGTTGCGCGGATGCGACGATGACATGATCGCGACGTTGCGACAGGTCAGCTTCAACTACCGCTTCGTCTACGAAGCGGTGTACATCGACGGCAGCGGCGTCTGTTCCAATCGTCCGCACCAGAGCGGGTTGTCAGTGACCCGCCCGCCCGACATCCGCGGGCCGACCTACAATTACTGGCTCAACACCACCAAAGAACCCGACGAAGATCGTGCCGCATTGATGCTGGGGAGTGGCAACTTTCGGGTGGCCACTTCTCGCGGGCATTTGACCGATGTGGTCGATTTACCGCCGGGCAGCAGCTTGCTGGTCGTCCTGGATCGCGGTGAACGAGCCATTCCCGTGCTGGGGACCGACCAGTACTGGCCGCCGGCCGAGCCCTGGCCACCGAAAAGCCGCAATGCCTTGCAAGTGACGCAGAACCGGTTGATCTATCGGATGCCGACCGACAGCCCGGAATATCAACTGGTCCTGATCGCTCAGCGCAACGGTTTCCAGATTCCGGCCAATGCCTGGTGGATGCTGCCCATCAGCCTGGCACTGGGCTTGGGGATCGGGTTTCAGGTATTCCTGCTGGCGCGCCAGCGTCAGTCCATGGACGCCGAATTGCACGGCGCCATCCGGCGTGGAGAGTTGCAGGTGCTGTACCAGCCGATTTTCGACTTGAGCAGCCGCAACTGCGTCGGCGCCGAAGCCTTGCTGCGCTGGAGACGACCGGACGGTACCCTGACCAGCCCGGATTTGTTTATCCCGATGGCAGAGAACACCGGGCAGATCCGCCAGATCACCGATTTCGTGCTGCAGCGGCTGTTTGATCAATTGGGTCAGTTATTGCGGGCGAATCCGCAACTGTACATCTCGGTGAATCTGGCCGCGTGCGATGTGATGGTGCCGCGTATCGGCGAGGTGATCGCCCGCCTGCTGGCGCTGCACCGGGTGTCTGCCCGGCAGATTGCTTTCGAAGTGACCGAGCGTGGGCTGGTCGATGTATTGGTCGCCCGGGATAACCTGCAATCGCTGCGCGACGTCGGGCATCAGGTACTGATCGACGACTTCGGCACCGGTTATTGCAGCCTGGCTTATCTGCAAACCCTGCCGGTGGATTGCCTGAAAATCGACAAGGCGTTCATTGACGCCTTGGGCCACGATGCCGCCAGCAGTGGCGTGGCCCCGCACATCATTCGCATGGCCCACGCGCTGCAGCTCAAGGTGATCGCCGAAGGCATCGAGCATGAAGCCCAAGCCTCCTATTTGAGCAGCGAAGGGGTGAAGTTTGGGCAGGGTTGGTTGTTTGCCCATGCACTCAGTGCGGTGCAGCTCATCGAACTGATTACCCGCGGCCGACGCCTGCGCGGGCGACGCCTGGATGACGAAGCCTGA
- a CDS encoding ATP-binding protein, with protein MKLAMKLRTRLFLSISALITVALLGLVLGLVSVMQMADTQEQSVRDNFILLDLGLKLRQTLGDQLMIMLDDKPDLAALEASKRQYFGLLEEGIAHEQGLAGSVENFTKAKADYINFLEAFTASRQQPAQITGIQDLTEKFNVLRSGLIEGYRQALNNISETQNRARERALLISGLLGLVGLAVLIIGFVTAHGIARRFGAPIEALAAAADNIGQGNFEVTLPVSSAAELNLLTRRFGVMAQALREHQATNVDELLAGQQRLQAVLDSIDDGLLMIDRQGHLEHLNPVAQRQLGWDEERLGLGLGEALGRLELDEELQLVLRGGTQERAPDDLNIEVDGESRVLTYSLTPVSHTQGHILGAVMVLHDVTEQRAFERVRSEFVLRASHELRTPVTGMHMAFGLLQERVHFAEESREADLLNTVNEEMQRLMQLINDLLNFSRYQNGLQKLTLAPCSIDDLLEAARLRFAAQAEAKGIELLVAIQGPLPHLHADAAQLDRVLDNLIDNAMRHTGDNGQIRLQARRHGERVIISVEDNGEGIAYSQQGRIFEPFVQVGRKKGGAGLGLALCKEIVQLHGGRMGVYSRPGQGTQFYMALAV; from the coding sequence ATGAAACTGGCGATGAAGCTGCGCACCCGACTGTTTCTCAGCATCTCGGCCCTGATCACCGTGGCATTGCTGGGGTTGGTGCTGGGTCTGGTCAGCGTGATGCAAATGGCCGACACCCAGGAACAATCGGTACGCGACAACTTCATCCTGCTGGACCTGGGCCTCAAGCTGCGCCAGACGCTCGGCGACCAGTTGATGATCATGCTCGACGACAAACCCGATCTGGCTGCGCTGGAGGCATCCAAGCGGCAATATTTCGGTTTGCTTGAGGAGGGCATCGCCCATGAGCAGGGGCTGGCCGGCTCGGTCGAGAACTTCACCAAGGCCAAAGCCGACTACATCAATTTTCTTGAAGCCTTCACCGCGTCTCGCCAGCAGCCGGCCCAAATCACCGGTATCCAGGACCTCACCGAAAAATTCAATGTTCTGCGCAGTGGCCTGATCGAGGGCTATCGGCAGGCGTTGAACAACATCAGTGAAACCCAAAACCGCGCCCGCGAACGCGCGTTGTTGATTTCCGGACTGCTGGGCCTGGTGGGATTGGCCGTATTGATCATCGGCTTCGTCACGGCCCACGGGATCGCCCGCCGCTTCGGGGCGCCGATCGAGGCACTGGCGGCAGCCGCAGATAACATCGGCCAGGGCAATTTCGAGGTGACGCTACCTGTTTCCTCCGCCGCTGAGCTGAACCTGCTGACACGTCGCTTCGGCGTCATGGCCCAGGCCCTGCGTGAGCACCAGGCTACCAATGTCGACGAATTGCTCGCCGGCCAGCAACGCTTGCAAGCCGTACTGGACAGCATCGACGACGGCCTGCTGATGATCGACCGCCAAGGCCACCTGGAACACCTCAACCCCGTGGCCCAGCGTCAATTGGGCTGGGATGAGGAGCGCCTGGGCCTGGGATTGGGCGAGGCGCTGGGACGCCTTGAACTGGATGAAGAACTGCAACTGGTCCTGCGCGGCGGAACCCAGGAGCGGGCGCCGGACGATTTGAACATCGAGGTGGATGGCGAGTCGCGGGTGCTGACTTACAGCCTCACACCGGTCAGCCATACCCAGGGCCACATCCTCGGCGCCGTGATGGTGCTGCACGATGTCACCGAACAGCGCGCTTTTGAGCGGGTGCGCAGTGAATTCGTGTTGCGCGCTTCCCATGAGCTGCGCACCCCGGTCACCGGCATGCACATGGCATTCGGCCTGTTGCAGGAGCGTGTGCATTTCGCTGAAGAATCCCGCGAGGCCGACCTGCTCAACACCGTCAATGAAGAAATGCAGCGTCTGATGCAGCTCATCAATGACCTGCTGAACTTCTCTCGCTACCAGAACGGTCTGCAAAAGCTGACCCTGGCCCCTTGTTCCATCGACGATCTACTCGAAGCGGCCCGGTTGCGGTTCGCCGCGCAAGCCGAGGCCAAGGGCATCGAATTGCTCGTGGCGATCCAAGGCCCGCTGCCACACCTGCATGCCGACGCTGCACAGCTGGATCGGGTACTGGATAACCTGATCGACAATGCCATGCGTCACACTGGCGACAACGGCCAGATCCGTCTGCAGGCCCGACGCCACGGCGAACGGGTGATCATCAGTGTCGAAGACAACGGTGAAGGCATTGCCTACAGCCAGCAGGGACGGATTTTCGAACCGTTCGTCCAGGTCGGACGCAAGAAGGGCGGCGCGGGCCTCGGCTTGGCGTTGTGCAAGGAGATCGTCCAGCTCCACGGCGGGCGCATGGGCGTCTATTCAAGGCCGGGGCAGGGTACGCAGTTCTACATGGCACTGGCGGTCTGA
- the algB gene encoding sigma-54-dependent response regulator transcription factor AlgB: protein MESATEHQGRILLVDDESAILRTFRYCLEDEGYTVATANSAAQADTLLQRQVFDLCFLDLRLGEDNGLDVLAQMRIQAPWMRVVIVTAHSAVDTAVDAIQAGAADYLVKPCSPDQLRLATAKQLEVRQLSARLEALEGEVRKPKDGLDSHSPAMKVVLETARQVASTDANILILGESGTGKGELARAIHGWSKRAKKSCVTINCPSLTAELMESELFGHSRGAFTGASESTLGRVNQADGGTLFLDEIGDFPLTLQPKLLRFIQDKEYERVGDPVTRRADVRILAATNLNLEDMVRDGRFREDLLYRLNVITLHLPPLRERTEDILTLADRFLARFVKEYARPARGFSDEAREALLGYRWPGNIRELRNVVERASIICPQEKVEISHLGMAEQPVNNAPRIGAALSLDELEKAHIGAVLATADTLDQAAKTLGIDASTLYRKRKQYNL, encoded by the coding sequence ATGGAATCTGCCACCGAGCACCAAGGCCGCATTCTGCTGGTAGACGATGAGTCCGCCATCCTGCGTACATTCCGTTACTGCCTGGAAGACGAAGGCTACACGGTCGCTACCGCCAACAGCGCCGCCCAGGCCGATACCCTGCTGCAGCGCCAGGTGTTCGACCTGTGCTTTCTCGACCTGCGCCTGGGCGAGGACAACGGGCTCGATGTCCTGGCGCAAATGCGTATCCAGGCGCCCTGGATGCGGGTGGTGATCGTCACCGCCCACTCGGCGGTCGACACCGCCGTCGACGCCATCCAGGCCGGCGCCGCCGATTATCTGGTCAAGCCGTGCAGCCCGGATCAATTGCGCCTGGCCACCGCCAAGCAATTGGAGGTGCGCCAGTTATCGGCAAGGCTCGAAGCCCTCGAAGGGGAGGTGCGCAAACCCAAGGATGGCCTCGACTCCCACAGCCCGGCGATGAAAGTCGTCCTGGAAACGGCTCGCCAGGTCGCCAGCACCGACGCCAACATCCTGATTCTCGGCGAGTCCGGCACCGGCAAGGGCGAGTTGGCCCGGGCGATCCACGGCTGGAGCAAGCGGGCGAAAAAATCCTGCGTCACCATCAATTGCCCATCGCTGACCGCTGAGTTGATGGAAAGCGAATTGTTCGGTCACAGCCGCGGCGCGTTTACCGGTGCCAGCGAGAGCACCCTGGGTCGCGTCAATCAGGCTGATGGCGGCACGCTGTTTCTCGACGAGATCGGCGATTTTCCCCTGACGTTACAACCAAAGTTGTTGCGCTTCATTCAAGACAAGGAATATGAACGGGTAGGGGATCCGGTGACACGCCGCGCCGATGTACGGATTCTCGCGGCCACAAACCTCAATCTGGAAGACATGGTGCGTGACGGGCGTTTTCGCGAAGACCTGCTGTATCGCCTGAACGTCATTACCCTGCATCTGCCACCGCTGCGCGAGCGTACCGAAGACATCCTGACCCTGGCCGATCGTTTCCTGGCGCGTTTCGTCAAGGAGTACGCGCGCCCGGCCCGGGGTTTCAGCGACGAGGCTCGCGAAGCGCTGCTAGGCTATCGCTGGCCGGGCAATATCCGGGAGCTGCGGAACGTGGTCGAGCGGGCCAGCATTATCTGTCCACAGGAAAAAGTCGAAATCAGTCACCTGGGCATGGCCGAGCAACCGGTTAACAATGCGCCACGAATCGGCGCCGCGCTGAGCCTCGATGAACTGGAGAAGGCTCATATCGGCGCTGTGTTGGCCACGGCCGACACCCTTGACCAGGCGGCCAAGACCTTGGGTATCGATGCGTCCACGCTGTATCGCAAACGCAAGCAGTACAACCTGTGA